A DNA window from Brassica napus cultivar Da-Ae chromosome A4, Da-Ae, whole genome shotgun sequence contains the following coding sequences:
- the LOC111213113 gene encoding putative F-box protein At4g22180, giving the protein MSNMVNWSELHDDVLQLILEGLDIITYVRARTVCKDWYAVCKRITSVQEKSPWAIIFPDGRSKCGSCLVSDCCTSGLTGKCKFYRLHNLGNDFGTHRCIATCGGWLLMLDLRSSLYVLNVFTRERIKLPPFESHKGRLCVERRRRDTNFVINKSSVTTRNAVNKTNAVLWVDERTKRYLVVWSIGLWYMMYARSGFDFWREIPTREGLENLHGCQDIAYKDNKLYVLSRQNQIRILDFSQELPLALPTNVEHQPFTNDRPWRVRIGVTVSDHVLMGEVLGSRLTNNLIMELERTHNRGVGVGALQRCEPGVHGRVVPRGGLSQTSWDTVESLEGEAWIMDLGVTVPAVNGTKPNYLSY; this is encoded by the exons ATGTCGAACATGGTAAACTGGTCGGAGCTTCACGATGACGTTCTACAATTGATTCTGGAGGGTTTGGACATCATTACTTATGTTAGAGCTCGAACCGTTTGCAAGGATTGGTACGCAGTTTGCAAACGAATCACTTCAGTACAGGAAAAGTCTCCGTGGGCGATAATCTTCCCTGACGGAAGATCAAAGTGCGGTTCTTGTCTAGTGTCGGACTGTTGCACTTCTGGACTCACCGGTAAATGTAAGTTTTACAGATTGCACAATCTCGGCAATGACTTTGGTACGCACCGGTGCATCGCAACTTGCGGAGGCTGGCTCTTAATGTTAGACCTACGTTCAAGTTTATACGTTTTGAATGTTTTCACACGCGAGAGAATCAAACTTCCGCCGTTTGAGTCGCACAAAGGAAGGCTATGTGTTGAGAGACGCCGCCGAGACACCAACTTCGTAATAAATAAATCGTCAGTAACCACAAGAAACGCTGTAAACAAGACAAACGCGGTTTTATGGGTGGACGAGAGAACCAAACGTTACTTAGTCGTCTGGTCGATAGGTCTCTGGTATATGATGTACGCTAGGAGTGGGTTCGATTTCTGGAGAGAGATACCTACACGGGAAGGCCTTGAGAATCTACATGGATGTCAAGATATTGCCTACAAAGACAACAAGCTTTACGTTCTAAGCCGTCAAAACCAAATCAGAATCTTGGACTTTTCTCAAGAACTCCCTTTAGCGTTACCGACTAACGTTGAGCATCAACCATTTACGAATGACAGACCGTGGCGAGTTAGGATTGGAGTTACAGTCTCCGACCATGTTTTGATG ggtgaggtcctGGGTTCGAGgctcaccaacaacctaattatggagttaGAGAGAACTCATAATagaggggttggggtcggtgcgctgcagcgctgtgagCCTGGGGTCCATGGACGGGTAGTCCCACGGGGCGGGTTGTCACAGACAAGTTGGGATACTGTGGAGTCATTAGAGGGAGAAGCTTGGATCATGGATCTAGGTGTGACTGTACCAGCAGTTAATGGGACTAAACCAaactatctatcttattaa
- the LOC106450141 gene encoding uncharacterized protein LOC106450141 — translation MEVVAFPYHHRAPPPDFASRETGQSAVNRSVLALRFRYVRMTKLTYEGMILAETPRARTLTTVKAVSGGGVSLPPLDLTEDNIRLVLSEARVELAQLFDLSVGITGQVELVELDGPFVKISLRGKFWHTRAMVLARIGNYLKQRIPEILEVEIEDEKQLDDSPANF, via the exons ATGGAAGTGGTGGCGTTTCCGTACCACCACCGTGCTCCTCCGCCGGATTTTGCATCACGTGAAACCGGACAGTCAGCAGTTAACCGGAGTGTACTTGCTCTACGGTTCAGATATGTTAGAATGACAAAGCTGACGTATGAAGGAATGATCTTAGCGGAGACACCAAGAGCAAGAACACTAACGACGGTGAAGGCAGTTTCCGGCGGCGGAGTTTCACTTCCGCCACTGGACTTAACGGAGGATAATATCCGTCTGGTCCTATCCGAAGCTCGCGTCGAG CTTGCACAACTCTTCGATTTATCAGTTGGGATAACAGGACAAGTCGAGTTAGTGGAACTAGACGGACCGTTCGTTAAGATAAGTCTACGAGGCAAGTTTTGGCACACACGTGCAATGGTTCTAGCTCGTATCGGAAACTACTTGAAACAGAGGATCCCTGAGATTCTTGAAGTTGAGATTGAAGATGAGAAGCAACTCGATGATAGTCCTGCAAATTTCTAA